A genomic region of Pseudoxanthomonas suwonensis contains the following coding sequences:
- the rodA gene encoding rod shape-determining protein RodA, with protein sequence MKDFLRWLLDLAGRATRTLDWPLLLALVALMGFGLAVLYSAGGASSGPALMKAQGARFVVGLVAMWALSRVSVIRLRAWSPGVYVLSLLPLVAVLLVGTGKHGRHWLDLGVFYLQPSELLKITLPMVVAWYLHKRPLPPRIDTVLATGVLIAVPTALILLQPDFGTAMLIGASGVFALLLAGLPWWWVGVAIGGLAAVAPAAWFWLLRPYQKDRILTFLEPERDPLGTGWNIIQSKIAIGSGGLTGKGWGEGSQSHLNFIPEQTTDFVFAVLSEEFGWIGVATALALYLFVVGRCLWIAMEARDTYSRLLAGALGLAFFVYVLVNGGMVSGLLPVVGVPMPLLSYGGTSAVSLLAGLGLVMAVRAHRPVHGYR encoded by the coding sequence GTGAAGGATTTCCTGCGCTGGCTGCTGGACCTGGCCGGACGCGCCACGCGCACCCTGGACTGGCCGCTGCTGCTGGCGCTGGTGGCGCTGATGGGATTCGGCCTGGCGGTGCTGTACAGCGCCGGCGGCGCCAGCAGCGGGCCGGCGCTGATGAAGGCCCAGGGCGCGCGCTTCGTGGTCGGCCTGGTGGCGATGTGGGCGCTGTCGCGGGTCTCGGTGATCCGGCTGCGCGCTTGGTCGCCGGGGGTGTACGTGCTGTCGCTGCTGCCGCTGGTGGCGGTGCTGCTGGTGGGCACCGGCAAGCATGGCCGGCACTGGCTCGACCTGGGCGTGTTCTACCTGCAGCCGTCGGAACTGCTGAAGATCACCCTGCCGATGGTGGTGGCGTGGTACCTGCACAAGCGGCCGCTGCCGCCGCGGATCGACACGGTGCTGGCCACCGGCGTGCTGATCGCCGTGCCGACCGCGCTGATCCTGCTGCAGCCGGACTTCGGCACGGCGATGCTGATCGGCGCCAGCGGCGTGTTCGCGCTGCTGCTGGCCGGGCTGCCGTGGTGGTGGGTGGGCGTGGCGATCGGCGGCCTGGCCGCGGTCGCGCCGGCGGCCTGGTTCTGGCTGCTGCGGCCCTACCAGAAGGACCGCATCCTGACTTTCCTCGAGCCGGAGCGCGACCCGCTGGGCACCGGCTGGAACATCATCCAGTCCAAGATCGCGATCGGCTCGGGCGGGCTGACCGGCAAGGGTTGGGGCGAGGGCAGCCAGTCGCACCTGAACTTCATCCCCGAGCAGACCACCGACTTCGTGTTCGCCGTGCTCAGCGAGGAGTTCGGCTGGATCGGCGTGGCCACGGCGCTGGCGCTGTACCTGTTCGTGGTCGGGCGCTGCCTGTGGATCGCGATGGAGGCGCGCGACACCTATTCGCGCCTGCTCGCCGGCGCGCTGGGCCTGGCCTTCTTCGTCTACGTGCTGGTCAACGGCGGCATGGTCTCCGGCCTGCTGCCGGTGGTCGGCGTGCCGATGCCGCTGCTCAGCTACGGTGGCACCTCGGCGGTGTCGCTGCTGGCCGGACTGGGGCTGGTGATGGCGGTGCGTGCGCACCGGCCGGTGCACGGGTACCGCTAG